The sequence TGAACAGCTCCTGGCGCAGGAACGAAAGGTGGGAGAAGTCGATATGGCGCGCGGCGTCGGGAAAAAACAAGGTCATGAAGTCTTCAAAGAACGTCGAGAAGAGCTGTTTGAAGAGCCGGTCGTGGGAGATGCGCCGGGACATGGGAAGGCTCCTTTCCCCGTATTATAGCATAAAAAAACGAAAAGCACCGTCGGATGCGTGCGGGTTCATGCGCCAAAGCGAGCGCATAAGGGCACGCACGCAACCGAACGGTGCTTCCGTTCTTTGGCGCCTATTGTAGCCGATCGGATAGCGCTTGTCAAGCGCGCTGCGTTTTCGCGAAGTTTTTCGCGACGTTCTCGCGCATCAGGGTTGCGCCGAAAACGTTGCCGCACTCTTTTCAAACATGCACCTTTCGGTGTATGATGGGAGATAATCCGATTCGACCGCGCGTGCGACCGCATCTCGTACGTTCGGCAGGTCGGCGCGGGGGCACGGATTGCGCAGGGAGGTCGCGCCGTGAATGAGCTGAAAGTCAAAATTCTCGAACTTTTAAAAGAAGACGCCCGGCTTCCGGCCGAGCGGATCGCAGTCATGCTCGACGTGCCGGAAGAACAGGTAAAGCAGGCGATCCGCGAGATGGAAGCCGACAAAGTCATCGTCAAATACGCGACCGTCGTCAACTGGAGCCGCGTCGACGAGGAGAAAGTGACGGCGCTGATCGAGGTGCAGATCACGCCGGAACGCGGCCGCGGCTTCGACGCGATCGCGGAGCGGATTTACCTGCATCCTGAAGTAAAATCCGTTTACCTGATGTCGGGCGCCTACGATTTACTTGTCGAGGTCGAGGGCCGCAACCTGAAAGAAGTCGCCGCGTTCGTTTCTGGCAAACTGTCGCCGATCGACCGCGTGCTCTCGACGAAAACCCATTTTATCCTGAAGAAGTACAAGCAGGACGGCATCATTTTCGAGGACCGACAGGACGACCGGCGCATGGCCGTAACGCCGTGACGACACGGCGCCCTGGCGGCGAATTCCGTGAGCAAAAGAAGGTTGAACGTCGATGAGTTACCGAACCGACGTGTCCGCCCGCCCGAAACGGAGATCGATGCAGGATTACGTGGCTTCGGCCGTCCGATCGATTCCTCCGTCGGGCATTCGGCGGTTTTTCGACTTGGTCGCGTCGAGCAAGGACATCATTTCGCTCGGCGTTGGCGAGCCGGATTTCGTCACGCCGTGGCACATCCGCGACGCCGCCGTCGTGTCGCTCGAGCGCGGCTGGACGACCTATACGCCGAACGCGGGATTGCCGGAACTGCGCGAAGCGATCGCCGAATATTTGTATCGCGAATTCGAGTGCCTTTACGATCCGGCAAAAGAAATCATCGTCACCGTCGGCGGCAGCGAAGCGATCGATCTGGCGCTCCGGGCGCTTGTCGAGCCCGGCGACGAAGTGTTGATTCCGGAACCGTGCTATGTCGCGTACCATCCGTTGACCGTTCTGGGCGGCGGCGTACCGGTCGGCGTGGAGACGACGGCGGACGACCGTTTCAAACTGAGACCGGAAAAACTGGAAGCCGCCATTACGCCGCGCTCGAAAATTTTGCTGATGTGCTATCCGAGCAACCCGACCGGCGGCATCATGACGTACGAAGATTTGTTGCCGATCGCGCGAATTGCGCAGAAGCACGACCTGATCGTCGTCTCGGACGAGATCTACGCGGAGCTGACGTACGGACGGCGGCACGTCTCGATCGCGTCGCTGCCCGGCATGAAAGACCGGACGATTCTCGTCAGCGGCTTTTCCAAGGCGTTTTCGATGACCGGCTGGCGCATGGGTTACGCCTGCGGCCACCCCGACCTGATCGCCGCTATGCTGAAAATTCACCAATACGCCGTCATGTGCGCGCCGACGATGAGCCAGATCGCCGCTCTCGACGCGCTGAAACACGGCATGGAGGAAAAGGCGCGGATGGTCGAGTCGTACAACCAGCGGCGCAGGCTGTTCATCCGCGGTTTGCGGGAAATCGGCCTGGAGTGCCACGAGCCGGAAGGCGCCTTTTACGCTTTTCCGTCCATCCGCAAGACGGGCATGACGTCGGAAGAGTTTTGCCAGCGGCTGCTGACTGAAGCGCGCGTCGCCGCCGTGCCGGGACACGTGTTCGGGCGCGGCGGAGAGGGATTTATCCGTTGTTCGTATGCGCGTTCGGTAGAGGAACTGACGGAAGCGCTTGAACGGATGGGGAAGTTTTTAGAATCATGTAAAATGATGTAAATGGATGCGTCATGAAAACCCGCGGCCTTGTCGTCTGTCGGCTCGGTCACGGGTTTCCTTTTCGGATTTCTGCCACGACGTGCCGCAATTCCGGCAACACGAGCCGCGTCATCGCCAGACGGACCGCCCGTGGCGATCCCGGCATCGCGAACACCGCCTTGCCTTTGCGGACGCCGGCGATCGCCCGGCTGAGCATCGCCGCCGAACCGACGTCTTCGGTGAAGCTTAAGAAACGGAAGAGCTCGCCGAAGCCCGGTAATTCCTTGTCGAACAGAGGGCGCAGCGCTTCGATCGTCACGTCGCGCGGCGCGATGCCGGTACCGCCGTTGAACAGGATCGCGTCGACGTCGTCGCGCGCGGAAAATTCCCCGAGCGCTTCGCGGATCGCATCCTGTTCATCGCGGACGATCCGATAGCCCACCGTTTCGTAACCGTGTTCGCGCAGAAGTTCGAGCATGAGCGCACCGCTCCGGTCGTCGGCCGGCGTGCGCGTGTCCGATACGGTGACGACCGTGCAGCGTACGGGATTGGCCGAGTCCGCGCGATGGTGGTCGTTTGCGGAACCGTTCACGTCGTCGTCCCCCCTTCATCCTTGCGTCTGACGAACTCAACCTTGAACGCCACGCCGCCGTCCGTGTTTTCGGCGAAGACGGCGGCTCCGTGCAAGTCGGCGATGCGCCTGACGATCGCCAAGCCAAGGCCGAATTCTCCGCCCGGGCCCGCTCCGAACGGTCGGAACAGTTGATGCCGGACGTTCTCATCGAGCGGAGGGCCGTCGTTTTCGACGGACAGCATTGCGCCGTTTTCGTGGGCGGCGAGGCGGACGGCGACGCGGGAGGCGGCGTGACGGATGGCGTTGTCGATCAGGTTTTCCACCGCAGCGGTCCACTGTTCGGCGTCTCCTGCGAGGGTGACCGGGGCGAGCTCGAGTTCCCACGCGAGGTCCGGCCTTCGCCAGCGCATCCGCTCGACCGCCGACGCGACGAGGCGATCGAGCGCGAAGGGTTCGCGCGCGACGGCGTCCGCCGCGGCCGGCGCTGAGGACAAATAATCGAGTTTCGCGAGGTAGAGCAGATCGCGGATGCCTTTTTCCAAGCGTTCGGCTTCACGCTCAATGATGTCGACGGACTGCATCAGGTCGCCTTGCGGAAAAACGCCGTCGCGGATCGCCTGCGCGTAGCTGCGCACGACCATCACCGGCGTTTTGAGGCCGTGCGATACCCGCTGCAGGAAAGACCGTTCCGCCTCGTCCTGGCGCTTGAGCCGGTCGCGCATCCGTTCGATCGAAGCAGCGAGCCGGCCGATCTCGTCGCGGCGATCGACGGGAATGGGTTTGTCCCAGCGTCGGTCGGCGATCGCTTGTACATGTTCTTCCAGCCGGACGAGCGGGCGCGTCAACCGGCGCGCCAGCCAAACAGCCGGCAGCCAGCTGAGCAGAAACACGGCGACGAGCACGCCACCGATCTGCAGGCTGAGCGTCCGGACCAGTCTGTCGCGATAGGCGTCCCACATGAACGAGACGACGGACACGTCGCGAAACGGAGGCGGCAGCCGGCGTACGACGTAATACAGCGTCCGGCCGTCGACGTCGGCGGTATAACGCCCCGTCGTCGCGGACTGCGCCGACGCGGTGCGCGCGATATGCTCAAGCGCTTGCGGCGGCAACCGCGCCCCGGCTACGACAGCACCGTCGTCGCGGACGAGCGCGTGCGACACGGTCCGCATCGTTTGCACTTCCGACGGATCGGGCGTTCCCCGGCGCCGGAGCTCCTCGAAATCGGCGATTTTCGGCGGAAAACGCATCGCCTGGGCGTTTTCGATCGTCTCAAACATCTCTTTCGTAAAAAAGCGGCCGACGACGACGGGTAAAAGCGCGGCGACGAGCAAGCCGACGCCGGCCGTCGTACCGGCGACGACCGTCCAAATCTGAAAAGCAAGCGGGCGGTTTTTCATGGTTTCACCAGGCGATAGCCGTAGCCGTAAATGGTTTCGACCCTCAGACCGGGTAGTTTGCGCCGCAGCCGGCGGACGAGGTCGTCGACGACGCGGTCCGAGCCGAAATAGTCGGCGCCCCAGACGTTTTTCAAAATGTCGTCGCGCGAAAACGCCTGGCCCGGCCGTCCGGCCAAAAGCGCGAGCAAGTCGAATTCTTTCGCCGTCAGTTCGACCGGGCGTCCGTCGATCGTCACGCGCCGGCGACCGGGGTCGATCTCGAACGCGCCGAGGCGCAACACCGGCGTATCGTGTTCGCGCGGCCTTCCATAGGTTCGCTGGAGCAGATTGCGTGCGCGAATGACGAGTTCGCGAGGCAAAAACGGTTTGGCGATGTAGTCGTCGCCGCCCATTTCGAGGCCGAGCACGCGGTCGAGGTCGGCG is a genomic window of Candidatus Reconcilbacillus cellulovorans containing:
- a CDS encoding AsnC family transcriptional regulator; amino-acid sequence: MNELKVKILELLKEDARLPAERIAVMLDVPEEQVKQAIREMEADKVIVKYATVVNWSRVDEEKVTALIEVQITPERGRGFDAIAERIYLHPEVKSVYLMSGAYDLLVEVEGRNLKEVAAFVSGKLSPIDRVLSTKTHFILKKYKQDGIIFEDRQDDRRMAVTP
- a CDS encoding aromatic amino acid aminotransferase (catalyzes the transamination of the aromatic amino acid forming a ketoacid; first step in aromatic amino acid degradation in lactococci); protein product: MSYRTDVSARPKRRSMQDYVASAVRSIPPSGIRRFFDLVASSKDIISLGVGEPDFVTPWHIRDAAVVSLERGWTTYTPNAGLPELREAIAEYLYREFECLYDPAKEIIVTVGGSEAIDLALRALVEPGDEVLIPEPCYVAYHPLTVLGGGVPVGVETTADDRFKLRPEKLEAAITPRSKILLMCYPSNPTGGIMTYEDLLPIARIAQKHDLIVVSDEIYAELTYGRRHVSIASLPGMKDRTILVSGFSKAFSMTGWRMGYACGHPDLIAAMLKIHQYAVMCAPTMSQIAALDALKHGMEEKARMVESYNQRRRLFIRGLREIGLECHEPEGAFYAFPSIRKTGMTSEEFCQRLLTEARVAAVPGHVFGRGGEGFIRCSYARSVEELTEALERMGKFLESCKMM
- a CDS encoding molybdenum cofactor biosynthesis protein — its product is MNGSANDHHRADSANPVRCTVVTVSDTRTPADDRSGALMLELLREHGYETVGYRIVRDEQDAIREALGEFSARDDVDAILFNGGTGIAPRDVTIEALRPLFDKELPGFGELFRFLSFTEDVGSAAMLSRAIAGVRKGKAVFAMPGSPRAVRLAMTRLVLPELRHVVAEIRKGNP
- a CDS encoding DNA-binding response regulator, which translates into the protein MSFRVYLVEDETNLNRLLATYLEREGWTVKAFETGRAAREAIAESPHLWILDIMLPDIDGFRLFGDIRTATPQVPIIFISARDADLDRVLGLEMGGDDYIAKPFLPRELVIRARNLLQRTYGRPREHDTPVLRLGAFEIDPGRRRVTIDGRPVELTAKEFDLLALLAGRPGQAFSRDDILKNVWGADYFGSDRVVDDLVRRLRRKLPGLRVETIYGYGYRLVKP